The Sulfurimonas aquatica genomic sequence CTGATTTTTTGTGTGCTCTCTTCACTTTTTATAAAACTTACTATGTTGTTAAAGAGATTTTCACTAAAAGCTATCTCTTCGACTGAAAACTCTCTTGTCTCATTTAATCCCATATCATAGAGATCTATTGAACCCTCTTGAGTGTCGTTTATCATGATTTTTTTATGTATGTTTGAAAAAGCATCTGTGGAAATCTCTTCTCCAAGCTCGTAAGCCTTGTATTTGATAAATACTCTAATGTCATCTGCATGTAAAAAACCTGTTGGAATGATGCGAATAAGTTTCTCAAGTTTCTCTCTAAGCGTTCCCTCTTCGTTAAAAACTCGACCAATCTCATAAAGAGCGTTTACCTCTTGAACACGCTGTTTGAGTTGCTCGTCGATCTTTTTTTGAGTTGTAAGGTCATTATAAACGGCAACTATCTCGCCTGATGAGAGTCTAAACACATAGTTTTCTCTCCAACCAATTATCCTCTCATCTTTATAAAATGACATAGGAAAATGCTCCGAAACACCAGTTTTGTTAACTCTTTGTAGAACATCAAATATTCCCATCTCTTTAACGGCTGGAAATTTCTCAAGAAGACTTTGCCCTATTATCTCCTCCCTTGAGGTTTTCTCTATCTTTAACATAACGTCATTTACGCTATGAAAGATAAAATCAGTGCCATCTGAAGTGGGAGTATAGAGCACTATGGCATCATTTACGCTACTAAAGAGCTCTTCAAAGCGTTTTTCATTTTCCAGTATTTCTTGAGTTGCTTGTCTGTTTTGAGTGTTTATACTCTGCTCAAGTCGGTTAAGTCCTCGTCTTAATAGAAGCAGGATAAATACTCCAGAACTAAGTAAAATTGCGAACATAGAGATGATAGTCGTCATCCAGCTATCCAAAACTCCTATGGTGTCTTCTTTAAAGAGAATGATGTTTGCGGCGTACTCTCCACGCGAGTCATAAAGATGCTTCGTATGTATGGTGTACTTTTGAGAGTTATACTCAAGCTTGTAGTCATCTTCAAAGTGAAACTCTTGAGGAATGCTCTGCAACATTGCCATTATCTCTGGCGTGGTGGATGACTGTAGGACAAAACCGTTATGATCATATTTTTTGTCTTTCGCATAAAGGTCTAAGAGAGAGCTGTGAACAAAAAAGAGCGCTTGGGCGTCTAAAATATTTTTCATTTTATCTAAAAAGAGTTCAGTGCTTACCCCAATACCTAAGGCACCAAGATATTTCTCACCATCCATAATTGGCACGATAGCCCTGTATACAAGAGCATGTATCCCCGTCTCATAGCCATGTATAAGTTTATGGTCTTTATGTATCTCTTGAATCATTGGACGTAGGTTTGCTATGTTCTCTCCATATACATCTGGTTTATGCATACGTAAAAATGAAGTTCCATCGCTGTTGTGAAAATGTATAGTCTCTATGTATGGATTACGTTTTTTATATCGTTTGACTAATTTATCTGTATATGCATAAAGATTTTTTCTATCTTTTTCTTTAAAATATTTCATAATTTTTTTATCTTCTACTATAACATTAGCAAAATGTATGATGTCTGAAATATTATGGTTGATAACATGGTCAAATGTTTTATGCAGAGTGGTGTTAAAGTACTCATTTACATTATCTATTTTTTCACTTGAACGTAGATAAATGATACTTCCAATGGCAATGGCCATTATGAATGTAATGGCTACGACACCTATGATTAAAGAGCGTTTTAACTCCCGTACGTTTGCAATGGACTTCATGATGTCTCCTCGTTTTGTAGAGGTATCTTCAGTTCAAAGCAGGCACCCCTTTGTATGTTTTTCCACGTTAAGATACCTTGCAAATGTTTCTCAACTATGATTTTGGACATATATAAACCCAGACCTGTACCACTTTTAGCTTTGGAAGAGACATAGGGCTCGCCAAGATGTTTTAGTATCTCTTTTGGGATTCCCTCTCCGTTATCACAAAAAGTAGTTATGACATACCCTTCGTCTTCTCTAAGAGTAATCTCTATGGATGCGTCTTTTACTTTTGAACTCACTAGAGAGTCTTTTGCATTGTTTATAAGATTTAAAAAGACCTGAAGTAGCTCATTTGGATAGGTTAAAATTTTATGTTTGCATTGTGAGTCTACCTTTAGGAGAATATTGTTATTTTTTAAACTTTGGCTTATCATACTAAGTGCACTCTCAAGGACTCTGCAGACTTCGACAGACTCCTTCTCTTTGTTTGGTTTGAGAAAGTTTCTAAAATCATCTATAGTCTGTGAGAGATGTTTTGTCTGTTGTAAAATGCCATCGCCCATACTATGTAACATAGCGGGGCTTATCTCTTGTTCAAGTTCTAAGTCTACTTTTAGATTATTTATAGCCATGGCTATAACGGTGATAGGCTGTCTCCACTGGTGCGCTATCATCGCTATCATATCACCCATAGCGGCTTGGCGAGACTGTGTTATCATTATCTCATCTTTTTTTTGTAACTCTTTTTTTATACGATAATCTTCAGTAATATCTAGGCAGACTAAACCAATATCAAAATTTTTATCTTTATGCTCTATTTTAAACCCTAAGACGCGTTTGATATGCTCTTTTCCTTTTGCATCTAGCATCTTTTGAATCTCTTGTGCATATCCATCTTCTATGATTTTTTTCTCAAACTCAGATACTGAGTCTGCTATATCTGAAGGAAGAAGATCATAAGCTGTTTTGCCGATAATGTCCTTTGTATCAAAAAATTTAGATACAGGATCGTTCGCATATATGATATGGCGTTCTTTATCTTTTATGATTATACCTGCAGGTATATTTTGCATAAAGAGCTCAAAAAGGGCTTGAGACTCTTTGAGAGATCCCTCTAGCTCTTTTTGTTTTGTTAGGTCGGCTGTATTTGCAACCAAACCAATTATCTCTCCATCATCAGTTTTAAGAGGTGACTTGGAAGTAAGCATATATGCTTTTCTTCCATCTGGATACTTCACCCATTCAAAATTTGATAATGTTTTTTCTTGTTTAAATACCTCTTCATCCATCGCTCTGTAAAAGTCCGCTTCTTCTTTAGCAAATAGCTCATAGTCGGTTTTGCCAATAATCTCAGCTCTACTTTTACCTATAAGCCTCTCCATACTATGATTACACTCGAGATAGCGAAACTGCTCATCTTTTACAAAAAATATACTATCCATAGAGTTAATTGTATTGTTTAGTAGATATCCTAACTCCTCAAACGCGGTAATATCAGTAAGGGTTACAACACTACGTCTATTTTTGTCTAGTTTAAGCTCTTTTTCCCATACTAAAAACGTATGCTCTTTTTGCTCATGAAGCATCTTTACTCTATGTGTTTTTGTAGGATTTAAGCGGATATACTCCAACCAGTGAATACCATTCATATCAGTCTGAAGATAGCCTCTCTCTTCTAAAAAGAAATCGCAAATACAGTCATGCTCTGCGATAAAGTCCTCTTTTGACTCATAAGAGAAAAACTTTAGCATTGCAGGGTTGACCGTGTCAATATGCTCCCCATCGGTTGTTATCATAATGTCGGGAGTAACTTCAAAAATAGCCTGCGTTTTAGCCTCGCTCTCTTTGAGTGCTTGAATGTGTTTGTTATATATTTTACTCACTTGCGACTGATAAATATTTATGCGTATGTAGACAAACCAAATCAAAAATGAAAATAGACTCAAAAGTAAAAACGCTAAAGAAACTTGTAAGTAGCTACTAAAAAGCTTGGTATTACTCAAGTTTTGAAAAAAGAGAAGTTTTACTTTTTCTTTGTTGTTCCTATCGCTAATGGTAAAAAGATGAGTGAAATAGTTTGCACCATCAAGAGAGAACTCAACACTATCTTTAAGGGGTGAATGTGCAGTAAACGCTTTTATGAGAGAGCTTAAATGAGGTGTTGGGTTAGAGATTAGACCATATTGAGCAATATTGAGCAGTGTTGGTTTGTTAAATGTTTTTAAATCTACTTTATCAATAAAAACAAGGCCTTCAAAACCTGTAATCTCCTCTATGGAGTCAATGAGAAAATTTGGATTTACACCTACTTCTATAGCACCAATATAGCTGTTTTGTTTATCAAAAATGGGAATCATCACTCTAAATACAGTAGCGTGTTTACCTGTTTCATAACCCGTTATAATCTTATGTGAATTTGTTATCTCCTTAATCATAGGCCTTACTTGTGTTAAGTCATCACCAAAGAGTTCGGGTTTATGCATGCGTAAAAAGGAGTTTCCATTAGCGTCTAGTATGTGCAGAATATCGACGCTTGGCTCCTCTTCTCTAAAAGAGTTCCAACTCTTTTGTAAAGCGGCGTGAGCAGCTTCTCTATCTTTACTCTGAAATAACTCTACTATGTTTGTAGTGTCGATTAATCTTTTGATTCTGTATGTAAAATTGAGTTGATGATATTTTATAGAGTAGTTGATACTTCTTTGTATCTGTTCGTGATATTCACTTTTATGTTCGTCTCTAGTAGACTCTTCTATGTAGACTGTAATGGAAATAGCGATAAAGAGTAGTAAAAACATGGAAACTATAATGGATAAGATAACTTTTTTACGAAGAGAGTCTGTAGCTAAGGGGTTCATTAATATCACCTTTTGAGATTAAAAAAGATTGTACTTATTATAGTCTAACTAAATAATATTTTAAAAAAACTTTATTTTATTTAAGTGACTATTTATATATCGTAAAATATATTGAATAGAGTGAGAAAGTTTTTATATAAAATTATGTGAGTGTACAGAATACTCTTATCAATATTTGGGTAAAATAGATGAAAATAAATACTGTTTTGGAGAATAAATGAGAGATAAAAAGATAGATAAAACACCGGCAAGACTTGATTTTATTCAGAGTGCTACGGGTTTAATACTCGTTATTTTTATAATGGGGCATTTACTTTTTGAAGCCTCTATCCTTATCTCTGAGGAGATGATGTACAGAGTGACGATTATGTTTGAAGGGTACTACTTCTTTGGTGAAACATACCCTGGCATCGTATCATTCTTCGCTGGGGCGGTTGGCGTGATATTTGTTGTACACGCGGCTACTGCAATGCGAAAGATACCCTCTACTTATAAGAAGTACAAAATCATTAAAAACCATACAAATCAGTTAAAACATGAGGATACGTCTTTATGGCTTATTCAAGTTATAACGGGTTTCATGATGTTTTTTATCGCTCCTATTCACATCTATATCATGATGGTGGAACCATCGGACATAGGTCCTTATGCAAGTTCAAGTCGAATAGTAGACGAACTTATGGGGCCACTTTACTTTTTGCTTCTTTTAGCAGTCGTCTCTCATGCATTTGTCGGACTCTATCGTTTAGCTCTAAAGTGGGGCTTTATGGAGGGAAAAAACACAAAAGTTTCTCGTGCACGATTTAAACTTCTTATGAAGGTAATGATAGTGCTTTATATAGTTGTAGGTCTTGCATCTTTGGCAAAATACACTTACATAGGCTTGACTCATGACTTTAGTGATGGAGTGAAGTATAAATCAGAGAGTATTATTATGGAGAGACACTAATGAAAATTATATACACAGACGTTCTTATCATTGGTGGTGGTTTAGCAGGGCTAAGAGTTGCTACTGGCGTTAAAGAGAGAGGCCATGATGCAGTTGTTTTAACACTTGTGCCACCAAAGCGTTCACACTCCTCAGCAGCTCAAGGTGGAATGCAAGCATCTTTAGCTAACTGTAATATGGGCGAGGGTGACAATGAAGACATACACTTCTCCGATACTATCAAAGGAAGCGACTGGGGAGCAGATCAAGAAGTGGCTCGTATGTTCGTTCATTGTGCTCCAAAAGCCATAAGAGAACTTGCTCACTGGGGTGTTCCTTGGACTAGAGTTCATCGCGGAGATCATAACGCCATCATCAATGCAAAAAAAGTTACTATAACTGAAAAAGATGAGGCTCATGGGCTCATCACTGCAAGAGACTTTGGTGGAACGAAAAAATGGAGAACTTGTTATACATCTGATGGAACAGGTCACTCTATGCTTTACGCTATGGATAATCAAGCACATAAAGAAAAGGTTGAGATTCATGAACGCCAAGAGGCTATGTCACTTATAGTAGATGATGGACGCTGTTATGGAGCGATTTCAAGAAACTTAATGACAGGAGAGCTCGTAGCCTACGTAGCAAAAGCGACAACAATCGCTACAGGTGGTTATGGAAGAATATATAGCGTTTCTACAAACGCCATTATCTGTCAAGGAATGGGTCAGGCAATAGCACTTGAAACCGGAGTGGCAACCTTAGGAAATATGGAAGCCATACAGTTTCACCCTACAGCCATCGTGCCAGTTGGAATTTTGACAACAGAGGGGTGTCGTGGTGATGGAGGACTTCTTCTAGATAAAGATGGTTATAGGTTTATGCCTGACTATGAACCTGAGAAAAAAGAGCTTGCAAGCCGTGATGTTGTAAGTCGTAGAATGACTGAGCATATAAGAAAAGGTAAGGGTGTTAAGTCACGTTATGGAGATCACTTGTGGCTTGACATCACAATACTAGGGCGTGAACATATTGAGAAAAATCTTCGTGAAGTAAAAGAGATATGTGAGAACTTCTTAGGAATAGACCCTGCAGTTGACTGGATACCAGTTCGTCCAACACAGCACTACTCAATGGGTGGGATTCGTACGAAATATACGGGCGAGTCACAGACATTAAAGGGACTCTACTCTTGTGGAGAAGCGGCTTGTTGGGATATGCATGGTTTTAACCGCCTTGGAGGAAACTCTGTAAGTGAGACAGTTGTTGCAGGAATGCTAGTCGCTGAATATATCAGTGACTTTTGTGATTCGCATGAAAGTTCAATGCACATTCACTCTTCTAAAATTGAGATAGCTTTAAAAGAAGAGAATGCAAAAATAGATGCCCTTTTAGCAAATGAAAATGGCGAGAGTGCTTTTAAACTTCGTCGTAGAATGGAAGAGATACTGATGGACAAAGTTGGTATCTTTAGAAATGGAGAGGACCTTCAAGATGCGGTGAATGAACTTGAAGAGCTCTATAAACGCTCTAAAAACATAGAAGTAACAGCAAAGTCCCGTGCGGCAAATCCAGCGTTATTTAATGCCTATAGAACGCAAAGAATGTTGAAGTTAGCACTTACGGTAGCTTATGGAGCACTTCTTAGGACTGAGAGTCGTGGAGCTCACTCGCGTGAAGATTATCCATCTCGAGATGATGCAAATTGGCTCAAACGCACAATAACTTCATGGCCAGACCCTGAGCAAACTATGCCAAGTGTCTCTTATGAAGATATTCCTATAAGTAATATGGAAATGCCACCAGGCTTTCGTGGATATGGTAAGGATATGACTGAAGCACACCCTGATAGTAGAGTGAGACAATCAGCAGTTGATGCGATAAGAGAGAAGTTTGAGAAAGAGGGTGCAAGTCGCCAAGAAATCCAAAATGCGTTGATGCCATTTTTAGATAAACTGCCTAAAAAATATCGTGGTACTAATGAAAGATTAGGAGAGAATGTATGAGTGAAGAGAATAATAGAGTACTAAAAATCAGTATATTGCGTTTTGACCCTAATGACCCTGAAGATTTTCCACATATGGAGACATTTGAAATAGAAGAAGCTTATGGAATGACACTATTTGTCGCTCTAAATGAGATACGAGAGCACCATGATAACTCTCTAAAATTTGACTTTGTATGTCGTGCGGGAATTTGTGGATCTTGTTCAATGCTAGTAAACGGTAAACCCACTTTAGCTTGTAGAACACTTACTAAAACATTGGGTGAGAGTATCACTTTAGCACCACTGCCACTTTTTGAACTTATCGGTGACTTATCTATCTATACTGGTAAATGGATGAGAGGTATGAACGAGAGACTTGAGACTTGGATACATACAGAAGAGGGTACTTTAAATGTTGATAAGTTAGAAGAGAGAATGGAGCCAGCACTTGCTGATGAGATTTATGAGTTAGATCGCTGCATTGAGTGTGGTTGTTGTGTAGCAGGTTGTGGTACAATTCAGATGAATAAAGATTTTGTCGGTGCAGTCGGTCTTAATAAAATAGCACGTTATCATTTAGATCCAAGAGATAAACGCAGTGAAGATGATTATTACGAGATAGTTGGTGATGAAGATGGTGTTTTTGGTTGTATGACGCTTCTTGGATGTGAAGATGTTTGTCCTAAGGATTTACCTTTACAGAGTAAGATTGCGTACTTAAGACGAATGATGGTTAAAAATGCATATTAAAATTAATAATTTAGGAAAAGATAAATGTCTATAGCAGAAGAAGAGATAAAAAAATTTGAGAGAGGCGATTGTGGTGAAAACAAAGTTTTTTATCAAGCGATGGAAGAGGTTATATACTCTATTGCACCATTATTAGAGTCTGATGATAAATATACTAAACATGCAATTTTAGAGCGTTTAGTAGTTCCTGATAGAATTATAAAGTTTAAAGTAACATGGATGGATGATAATCAAAACATCATGGTTAACACAGGTTTTCGTGTGCAGTTTAACAACTCACTTGGGCCATATAAAGGTGGATTGCGTTTCCACCCTAGTGTAAATGAGGGGATACTTAAGTTTTTAGGATTTGAGCAGATTTTGAAAAACTCACTTACAGGTCTACCAATTGGTGGAGCTAAAGGGGGAAGTGATTTTGACCCTAAGGGTAAAAGTGACTTTGAAGTTATGAAGTTTTGTTCTGCATTTATGACAGAGCTTCATAAATATATAGGCTCTCGCATAGATATCCCCGCTGGTGATATTGGAGTTGGGGCTCGTGAAATTGGTTATCTTTTTGGAGAGTATAAGAAAATCACATCAACATATGAGGGTGTTTTAACTGGAAAGCCATTTATGTTTGGTGGCTCACTTATGCGTCCTGAAGCTACTGGATATGGTGCTGTTTACTTTACTGAGCAGATGCTTGAGATAGAGGGAAAAGAGCCATTGACTGGTAAGATATGTACTGTAAGTGGTGCAGGAAATGTTGCACTTCATGCTATAGAAAAACTACAGCAAATTGGAGCTATTCCTGTTACATGTACAGACTCAGGAGGAACTATTTATGACAAACGCGGAGTAGATATCCAGCTTCTTAAAATTTTAAAATTTGAAGAGCGTGCTTCTCTTGAAAAATACTTGGTAATTCACCCAGAAGCTACATATATTCCTGTATCAGAATACCCAGAGGGTGGGCATGCTGTTTGGGATATTCCATGTTATGCGGCATTTCCATGTGCTACACAAAATGAGCTTACAGATGTAGATGCTCAAAACCTAATAGTAAATGGTTGTGTAAGTGTTACAGAGGGTGCAAACATGCCATCAACTCCAAAGGCCATTAATGATTTCTTATCTCATAAGGTCTGTTTTGGTCCTGCAAAAGCTGCAAATGCTGG encodes the following:
- a CDS encoding ATP-binding protein; its protein translation is MKSIANVRELKRSLIIGVVAITFIMAIAIGSIIYLRSSEKIDNVNEYFNTTLHKTFDHVINHNISDIIHFANVIVEDKKIMKYFKEKDRKNLYAYTDKLVKRYKKRNPYIETIHFHNSDGTSFLRMHKPDVYGENIANLRPMIQEIHKDHKLIHGYETGIHALVYRAIVPIMDGEKYLGALGIGVSTELFLDKMKNILDAQALFFVHSSLLDLYAKDKKYDHNGFVLQSSTTPEIMAMLQSIPQEFHFEDDYKLEYNSQKYTIHTKHLYDSRGEYAANIILFKEDTIGVLDSWMTTIISMFAILLSSGVFILLLLRRGLNRLEQSINTQNRQATQEILENEKRFEELFSSVNDAIVLYTPTSDGTDFIFHSVNDVMLKIEKTSREEIIGQSLLEKFPAVKEMGIFDVLQRVNKTGVSEHFPMSFYKDERIIGWRENYVFRLSSGEIVAVYNDLTTQKKIDEQLKQRVQEVNALYEIGRVFNEEGTLREKLEKLIRIIPTGFLHADDIRVFIKYKAYELGEEISTDAFSNIHKKIMINDTQEGSIDLYDMGLNETREFSVEEIAFSENLFNNIVSFIKSEESTQKISALNRQYQHSNEELQKFAYIASHDLQEPLRMVSSYVQLIKKRYESVLDEAGVEFIGFAFDGAKRMQMLIDGLLQYSRVQTHGFPFKKIDTNQVLEDVKQNLTLKIQEHNAEIISEKLPLLVADEVQMRQLFENLISNAIKYSKEAPRIEIKAKLADGIWTFSFKDNGIGIAKEQYEKVFLIFQQLHKRGEFEGMGVGLAVCKRIVQRHHGEIWIDSNEDGGSTFYFTIPNNLRIKNADQS
- a CDS encoding fumarate reductase cytochrome b subunit yields the protein MRDKKIDKTPARLDFIQSATGLILVIFIMGHLLFEASILISEEMMYRVTIMFEGYYFFGETYPGIVSFFAGAVGVIFVVHAATAMRKIPSTYKKYKIIKNHTNQLKHEDTSLWLIQVITGFMMFFIAPIHIYIMMVEPSDIGPYASSSRIVDELMGPLYFLLLLAVVSHAFVGLYRLALKWGFMEGKNTKVSRARFKLLMKVMIVLYIVVGLASLAKYTYIGLTHDFSDGVKYKSESIIMERH
- a CDS encoding PAS domain S-box protein encodes the protein MNPLATDSLRKKVILSIIVSMFLLLFIAISITVYIEESTRDEHKSEYHEQIQRSINYSIKYHQLNFTYRIKRLIDTTNIVELFQSKDREAAHAALQKSWNSFREEEPSVDILHILDANGNSFLRMHKPELFGDDLTQVRPMIKEITNSHKIITGYETGKHATVFRVMIPIFDKQNSYIGAIEVGVNPNFLIDSIEEITGFEGLVFIDKVDLKTFNKPTLLNIAQYGLISNPTPHLSSLIKAFTAHSPLKDSVEFSLDGANYFTHLFTISDRNNKEKVKLLFFQNLSNTKLFSSYLQVSLAFLLLSLFSFLIWFVYIRINIYQSQVSKIYNKHIQALKESEAKTQAIFEVTPDIMITTDGEHIDTVNPAMLKFFSYESKEDFIAEHDCICDFFLEERGYLQTDMNGIHWLEYIRLNPTKTHRVKMLHEQKEHTFLVWEKELKLDKNRRSVVTLTDITAFEELGYLLNNTINSMDSIFFVKDEQFRYLECNHSMERLIGKSRAEIIGKTDYELFAKEEADFYRAMDEEVFKQEKTLSNFEWVKYPDGRKAYMLTSKSPLKTDDGEIIGLVANTADLTKQKELEGSLKESQALFELFMQNIPAGIIIKDKERHIIYANDPVSKFFDTKDIIGKTAYDLLPSDIADSVSEFEKKIIEDGYAQEIQKMLDAKGKEHIKRVLGFKIEHKDKNFDIGLVCLDITEDYRIKKELQKKDEIMITQSRQAAMGDMIAMIAHQWRQPITVIAMAINNLKVDLELEQEISPAMLHSMGDGILQQTKHLSQTIDDFRNFLKPNKEKESVEVCRVLESALSMISQSLKNNNILLKVDSQCKHKILTYPNELLQVFLNLINNAKDSLVSSKVKDASIEITLREDEGYVITTFCDNGEGIPKEILKHLGEPYVSSKAKSGTGLGLYMSKIIVEKHLQGILTWKNIQRGACFELKIPLQNEETS
- the gdhA gene encoding NADP-specific glutamate dehydrogenase, with product MSIAEEEIKKFERGDCGENKVFYQAMEEVIYSIAPLLESDDKYTKHAILERLVVPDRIIKFKVTWMDDNQNIMVNTGFRVQFNNSLGPYKGGLRFHPSVNEGILKFLGFEQILKNSLTGLPIGGAKGGSDFDPKGKSDFEVMKFCSAFMTELHKYIGSRIDIPAGDIGVGAREIGYLFGEYKKITSTYEGVLTGKPFMFGGSLMRPEATGYGAVYFTEQMLEIEGKEPLTGKICTVSGAGNVALHAIEKLQQIGAIPVTCTDSGGTIYDKRGVDIQLLKILKFEERASLEKYLVIHPEATYIPVSEYPEGGHAVWDIPCYAAFPCATQNELTDVDAQNLIVNGCVSVTEGANMPSTPKAINDFLSHKVCFGPAKAANAGGVAVSEFEMSQNASMQKWSFEKVDNKLKETMQQICTRVALTAKDYGVEGNYVDGANIAGFKKVADAMIAEGI
- a CDS encoding fumarate reductase iron-sulfur subunit — encoded protein: MSEENNRVLKISILRFDPNDPEDFPHMETFEIEEAYGMTLFVALNEIREHHDNSLKFDFVCRAGICGSCSMLVNGKPTLACRTLTKTLGESITLAPLPLFELIGDLSIYTGKWMRGMNERLETWIHTEEGTLNVDKLEERMEPALADEIYELDRCIECGCCVAGCGTIQMNKDFVGAVGLNKIARYHLDPRDKRSEDDYYEIVGDEDGVFGCMTLLGCEDVCPKDLPLQSKIAYLRRMMVKNAY
- a CDS encoding fumarate reductase flavoprotein subunit, whose product is MKIIYTDVLIIGGGLAGLRVATGVKERGHDAVVLTLVPPKRSHSSAAQGGMQASLANCNMGEGDNEDIHFSDTIKGSDWGADQEVARMFVHCAPKAIRELAHWGVPWTRVHRGDHNAIINAKKVTITEKDEAHGLITARDFGGTKKWRTCYTSDGTGHSMLYAMDNQAHKEKVEIHERQEAMSLIVDDGRCYGAISRNLMTGELVAYVAKATTIATGGYGRIYSVSTNAIICQGMGQAIALETGVATLGNMEAIQFHPTAIVPVGILTTEGCRGDGGLLLDKDGYRFMPDYEPEKKELASRDVVSRRMTEHIRKGKGVKSRYGDHLWLDITILGREHIEKNLREVKEICENFLGIDPAVDWIPVRPTQHYSMGGIRTKYTGESQTLKGLYSCGEAACWDMHGFNRLGGNSVSETVVAGMLVAEYISDFCDSHESSMHIHSSKIEIALKEENAKIDALLANENGESAFKLRRRMEEILMDKVGIFRNGEDLQDAVNELEELYKRSKNIEVTAKSRAANPALFNAYRTQRMLKLALTVAYGALLRTESRGAHSREDYPSRDDANWLKRTITSWPDPEQTMPSVSYEDIPISNMEMPPGFRGYGKDMTEAHPDSRVRQSAVDAIREKFEKEGASRQEIQNALMPFLDKLPKKYRGTNERLGENV